In Struthio camelus isolate bStrCam1 chromosome 22, bStrCam1.hap1, whole genome shotgun sequence, one DNA window encodes the following:
- the ATP12A gene encoding potassium-transporting ATPase alpha chain 2, translated as MVKKKSDVYSVEIHGTQDLEKTEKVGEEDTYKDLKGNKTKKKTEDLKKEVDLDDHKLSTEELEEKYGTSTSKGLSSARAAEILARDGPNSLTPPKATPEIVKFLKQMVGGFSILLWIGAAFSWISFGIQFAQGAESAFDNLYLGVVLALVVILTGIFAYYQEAKSTNIMASFSKMIPQQALVIRDAEKKELSADQLVVGDIVEIKGGDRIPADIRLIFTQGCKVDNSSLTGESEPQSRSCDFTHENPLETRNIAFYSTTCVEGTATGIVINTGDRTIIGRIASLASGVGNEKTPIAIEIEHFVFLVAGVAISIGVLFFVISVSMRYKFLDSIIFLIGIIVANVPEGLLATVTVSLSLTAKRMAKKNCLVKNLEAVETLGSTSIICSDKTGTLTQNRMTVAHLWFDDQIYSADTSEDQTTQPFDQSSQTWIALSKIVTLCNRAEFRPGQENLPIMKRVVVGDASETALLKFAEVVLGDVMDIRARNKKVAEIPFNSTNKFQLSIHETDDPNDKRFLLVMKGAPERILERCSTIMINGKEEPLDSEKAEAFQTAYMELGGLGERVLGFCHLYLPENAFPDTYPFDTDSMNFPTSNLCFVGLLSMIDPPRSTVPDAVSKCRSAGIKVIMVTGDHPITAKAIAKSVGIVSATSETVEDIAKRLNVPVEQVDRRQATAAVVNGMELKDMSLQQLDEILCNHSEIVFARTSPQQKLIIVEGCQRQGAVVAVTGDGVNDSPALKKADIGIAMGIAGSDAAKNAADMVLLDDNFASIVTGVEEGRLIFDNLKKTIAYTLTKNIAELCPFLIYIIASIPMPIGTITILFIDLGTDIIPSVALAYEKAESDIMNRRPRNKRKDRLVNEQLAVYSYLHIGIMQSVGAFVTYFTVYAEQGFLPSTLLGARVYWESNTINDFEDSYGQEWTKYQRMYLQWTGYTAFFVSITIQQVADLIIRKTRRNSIFQQGLFRNKVIWVGIFSQIGIALILTYGLGHVTALNFTPLRFQYWFVAVPFAILIWVYDEVRKLFIRRYPGSWWDKNMYY; from the exons ATGGTAAAG aagaagTCTGATGTTTACTCAGTTGAGATCCACGGGACACAAGActtggaaaaaacagagaaggtAGGAGAAGAGGATACGTACAAAGACCTGAAAGGCAACAAGacaaaaaagaagacagaagaccTGAAGAAAGAAGTGGACCTG GATGACCACAAACTCAGCACTGAAGAACTGGAGGAAAAGTATGGTACAAGCACCAGCAAA GGTCTCTCCAGTGCAAGAGCAGCAGAGATTTTGGCTCGGGATGGTCCCAACTCACTCACTCCTCCCAAAGCCACTCCTGAAATCGTTAAGTTCCTCAAGCAGATGGTGGGAGGGTTTTCCATCCTCTTATGGATAGGAGCTGCCTTCTCCTGGATTTCATTTGGCATTCAGTTTGCCCAGGGAGCTGAATCAGCCTTTGACAAC CTCTACCTTGGCGTAGTCCTCGCGCTGGTTGTTATACTCACTGGTATCTTTGCTTACTATCAAGAAGCCAAAAGCACAAACATCATGGCCAGCTTCAGTAAAATGATTCCACAG CAAGCTCTTGTCATCAGGGACGCAGAAAAGAAGGAGCTGTCAGCAGACCAGCTGGTTGTTGGAGACATTGTGGAAATAAAGGGTGGAGATAGGATCCCAGCGGATATTCGCCTGATCTTTACTCAGGGGTGTAAG GTGGACAACTCTTCGCTCACAGGGGAATCAGAACCACAGTCCCGTTCCTGTGACTTCACCCACGAGAACCCCTTGGAGACTAGGAACATTGCGTTCTACTCAACCACCTGTGTAGAAG GCACTGCTACTGGCATTGTAATCAACACTGGGGATCGCACTATCATTGGGCGCATCGCCTCTCTTGCGTCAGGAGTCGGGAATGAGAAAACACCCATTGCTATTGAGATAGAACATTTTGTCTTCCTGGTGGCAGGAGTGGCCATTTCTATTGGTGTTCTCTTCTTCGTTATTTCTGTTTCTATGCGATACAAGTTTCTGGACTCCATTATCTTCCTCATTGGCATCATTGTGGCCAACGTGCCAGAGGGACTGCTAGCCACAGTAACG GTGAGTTTGTCTCTGACAGCCAAGCGGATGGCCAAGAAGAACTGTTTGGTGAAGAACTTGGAAGCTGTAGAAACACTGGGTTCTACCTCTATCATCTGCTCTGACAAGACAGGGACCCTCACACAAAACAGGATGACTGTTGCTCACCTCTGGTTTGATGATCAGATCTACTCAGCTGACACCAGCGAAGATCAGACAA CCCAGCCTTTTGATCAAAGTTCTCAGACATGGATAGCATTATCAAAAATTGTAACTCTCTGCAACCGGGCAGAATTCAGACCAGGACAGGAGAATCTCCCAATAATGAAG AGAGTTGTGGTGGGTGATGCCTCTgaaacagctctgctgaaatttGCAGAAGTAGTTTTGGGTGACGTCATGGATATTAGAGCACGAAACAAGAAAGTGGCCGAAATTCCTTTCAACTCTACCAACAAATTTcag CTTTCCATTCACGAGACTGACGATCCCAATGACAAACGCTTTCTGCTGGTGATGAAAGGTGCCCCAGAGAGGATTCTAGAGAGATGCAGCACCATCATGATCAACGGCAAGGAAGAACCACTGGACAGTGAAAAGGCAGAAGCTTTCCAAACAGCATACATGGAGCTGGGCGGCTTAGGGGAGAGAGTGCTGG GTTTCTGTCATTTATACCTGCCTGAAAATGCGTTTCCAGACACTTACCCATTTGACACAGATTCCATGAACTTCCCCACTTCCAACCTGTGCTTTGTCGGGCTCTTATCTATGATTGATCCACCACGTTCCACGGTGCCAGATGCTGTCTCAAAATGCCGTAGTGCTGGGATCAAG GTTATCATGGTCACTGGCGATCATCCAATCACTGCTAAGGCCATTGCCAAGAGCGTAGGCATCGTTTCAGCCACCAGCGAGACTGTGGAAGATATAGCTAAGCGCCTCAACGTTCCAGTTGAGCAAGTCGATAGACG ACAAGCTACAGCAGCAGTAGTTAATGGGATGGAGTTGAAGGACATGAGCTTGCAGCAACTGGATGAGATCTTGTGCAACCATTCAGAGATAGTCTTTGCTCGGACATCACCCCAGCAGAAATTGATTATAGTGGAAGGCTGCCAAAGACAG GGAGCAGTTGTTGCAGTGACTGGCGATGGAGTCAATGACTCCCCGGCTCTCAAAAAAGCAGATATCGGAATTGCTATGGGTATCGCTGGCTCTGATGCAGCCAAAAACGCAGCTGATATGGTCCTGCTCGATGATAACTTTGCTTCTATTGTCACAGGAGTGGAAGAAG GCCGCTTGATCTTTGATAACCTGAAGAAAACAATTGCCTACACCCTGACTAAGAATATTGCTGAGCTCTGTCCTTTTCTCATCTACATTATTGCCAGCATTCCAATGCCCATTGGCACCATCACCATCCTCTTCATTGACCTGGGCACAGACATT ATTCCCTCTGTTGCATTAGCCTATGAAAAAGCTGAAAGTGATATTATGAACAGGAGACCTCGAAACAAAAGGAAAGACAGGCTGGTGAACGAGCAGCTTGCTGTGTACTCCTATCTGCACATCG GTATCATGCAGTCAGTGGGAGCCTTTGTAACTTATTTCACAGTGTATGCTGAACAAGGCTTCCTCCCTTCCACGCTGCTTGGCGCGCGAGTCTACTGGGAAAGCAATACCATTAACGACTTTGAGGATTCATATGGACAGGAATGG aCTAAATACCAGAGGATGTACCTACAGTGGACTGGCTATACTGCCTTTTTTGTCAGCATCACAATTCAGCAAGTGGCAGACTTGATCATCAGGAAAACACGAAGAAACTCCATTTTCCAGCAGGGTCTTTTCAG GAACAAAGTCATCTGGGTGGGTATATTTTCCCAGATAGGAATTGCTCTGATTCTTACTTATGGCCTTGGACATGTTACAGCCCTGAACTTCACACCCCTGAG GTTTCAGTATTGGTTTGTGGCTGTACCATTTGCGATCTTGATATGGGTCTATGATGAAGTCCGCAAGCTGTTTATCAGGAGATACCCAGGAA GCTGGTGGGACAAGAACATGTACTACTGA